The following are from one region of the Camelus dromedarius isolate mCamDro1 chromosome 16, mCamDro1.pat, whole genome shotgun sequence genome:
- the LOC135323175 gene encoding uncharacterized protein LOC135323175 has product MSHFTNWKVSQVSKSSLPCDNVRKRAMCKDLTARRFSPRPPGTDWKLPTPLGPVYPPSISGQTATKAVGRSWELSPPTGKSFQIHDVTSAHLPQQGPFRHFMDMKAEKRLAGRKERRSRFGDINVHKCYQFGQVFRPFQALASTVLTKGFYFTYLHFLSTYQQRKSGTYPVPFREGPMEEQGWLCTGASEGLTSVLPNPGTVFSFTPGGAFHPDPCSGKALDNCSGRQSRLTDCRSRCLDGGSHHRGLA; this is encoded by the exons GAAGCGAGCAATGTGCAAGGACCTGACAGCGCGCCGTTTCTCTCCCCGCCCGCCTGGAACAGACTGGAAGCTGCCAACCCCTCTGGGACCTGTTTATCCACCATCGATCTCGGGTCAGACCGCCACAAAAGCTGTGGGACGAAGCTGGGAGCTGTCTCCACCGACAGGAAAGAGCTTCCAAATACACGAT GTGACCTCA GCGCACCTGCCCCAGCAGGGCCCCTTCCGGCACTTCATGGACATGAAGGCGGAGAAGAGGCTGGCTGGCCGGAAGGAGCGTCGCAGTCGCTTTGGAGACATCAACGTGCACAAGTGCTATCAGTTTGGGCAGGTCTTCCGCCCTTTCCAGGCCCTCGCCTCCACA GTTCTGACTAAGGGGTTCTACTTCACTTATCTCCACTTTTTGTCCACCTACCAGCAAAGGAAGTCAGGAACGTATCCAGTTCCCTTCCGAGAAGGACCCATG GAGGAGCAAGGCTGGCTCTGCACGGGCGCCAGTGAGGGCTTAACCTCAGTACTGCCCAACCCGGgcactgtgttttcttttacaCCAGGTGGAGCCTTCCACCCAGACCCATGCAGCGGCAAAGCTCTGGACAATTGCAGTGGAAGGCA ATCCCGACTGACTGACTGCCGGAGCCGCTGTCTGGATGGTGGCAGCCACCACCGTGGCTTGGCCTGA